A window of the Arachis duranensis cultivar V14167 chromosome 5, aradu.V14167.gnm2.J7QH, whole genome shotgun sequence genome harbors these coding sequences:
- the LOC107490785 gene encoding formate dehydrogenase, mitochondrial isoform X1, which translates to MAMLAKRVASSAARSLLTSSNSTFTRNIHASGGKKKIVGVFYKGNEYASMNPNFVGCVEGALGIREWLESQGHEYIVTDDKEGPDSVLEKHIPDLHVLISTPFHPAYVTAERIKKAKNLELLLTAGIGSDHIDLNAAAAAGLTVAEVTGSNVVSVAEDELLRILILLRNFLPGYQQAVTGDWNVAGIAYRAYDLEGKTIGTVGAGRIGKLLLQRLKPFNCNLLYHDRLKMDPELENQIGAKFEEDLDAMLPKCDVIVINMPLTDKTRGLFDKDRIAKCKKGVLIVNNARGAIMDTQAVADACSSGHIAGYSGDVWFPQPAPKDHPWRYMPNHAMTPHISGTTIDAQLRYAAGVKDMLDRHFRGEDFPEQNYIVKEGQLAPQYR; encoded by the exons AGTTTTCTACAAAGGAAACGAGTATGCTTCCATGAATCCCAATTTCGTTGGTTGTGTTGAAGGAGCATTGGGGATTCGCGAGTGGCTTGAATCACAGGGTCATGAGTACATTGTCACTGATGACAAAGAAGGACCAGATTCTG TACTTGAGAAACACATTCCTGATCTCCATGTCCTCATATCTACACCATTTCACCCTGCATATGTCACTGCGGAAAGAATTAAGAAAGCTAAGAATTTAGAGCTGCTGTTGACTGCTGGAATTGGTTCCGATCACATTGATCTTAATGCTGCGGCTGCTGCCGGCTTAACTGTGGCCGAGGTCACAGGAAGTAATGTGGTGTCGGTTGCAGAGGATGAGCTCCTGCGGATCCTCATCCTATTGAGGAATTTCTTGCCTGGATACCAGCAAGCTGTTACTGGTGACTGGAATGTTGCCGGCATTGCTTATAGAGCTTACGATCTTGAAGGAAAGACTATAGGAACTGTTGGTGCTGGACGAATTGGCAAGCTCTTACTACAAAGGTTGAAACCCTTTAACTGTAATCTTCTGTATCACGATCGGCTCAAGATGGATCCTGAGTTGGAGAACCAAATTGGAGCAAAGTTTGAGGAGGACCTTGATGCAATGCTTCCAAAGTGTGATGTAATTGTTATCAACATGCCTCTCACTGATAAGACAAG GGGATTGTTCGACAAAGATCGGATTGCTAAGTGTAAGAAGGGTGTTCTTATTGTCAACAATGCTCGAGGGGCAATCATGGACACGCAAGCAGTTGCTGATGCTTGCTCCAGTGGGCACATTGCAG GCTACAGTGGTGATGTGTGGTTCCCACAACCAGCTCCAAAGGATCATCCATGGCGCTACATGCCAAACCATGCCATGACTCCTCACATTTCTGGTACCACCATAGATGCACAG TTGCGTTATGCTGCTGGCGTGAAAGACATGCTTGATAGGCACTTCAGGGGTGAAGACTTCCCAGAACAAAACTACATTGTGAAGGAAGGTCAACTAGCACCCCAATACCGGTGA
- the LOC107490785 gene encoding formate dehydrogenase 1, mitochondrial isoform X2, which yields MNPNFVGCVEGALGIREWLESQGHEYIVTDDKEGPDSVLEKHIPDLHVLISTPFHPAYVTAERIKKAKNLELLLTAGIGSDHIDLNAAAAAGLTVAEVTGSNVVSVAEDELLRILILLRNFLPGYQQAVTGDWNVAGIAYRAYDLEGKTIGTVGAGRIGKLLLQRLKPFNCNLLYHDRLKMDPELENQIGAKFEEDLDAMLPKCDVIVINMPLTDKTRGLFDKDRIAKCKKGVLIVNNARGAIMDTQAVADACSSGHIAGYSGDVWFPQPAPKDHPWRYMPNHAMTPHISGTTIDAQLRYAAGVKDMLDRHFRGEDFPEQNYIVKEGQLAPQYR from the exons ATGAATCCCAATTTCGTTGGTTGTGTTGAAGGAGCATTGGGGATTCGCGAGTGGCTTGAATCACAGGGTCATGAGTACATTGTCACTGATGACAAAGAAGGACCAGATTCTG TACTTGAGAAACACATTCCTGATCTCCATGTCCTCATATCTACACCATTTCACCCTGCATATGTCACTGCGGAAAGAATTAAGAAAGCTAAGAATTTAGAGCTGCTGTTGACTGCTGGAATTGGTTCCGATCACATTGATCTTAATGCTGCGGCTGCTGCCGGCTTAACTGTGGCCGAGGTCACAGGAAGTAATGTGGTGTCGGTTGCAGAGGATGAGCTCCTGCGGATCCTCATCCTATTGAGGAATTTCTTGCCTGGATACCAGCAAGCTGTTACTGGTGACTGGAATGTTGCCGGCATTGCTTATAGAGCTTACGATCTTGAAGGAAAGACTATAGGAACTGTTGGTGCTGGACGAATTGGCAAGCTCTTACTACAAAGGTTGAAACCCTTTAACTGTAATCTTCTGTATCACGATCGGCTCAAGATGGATCCTGAGTTGGAGAACCAAATTGGAGCAAAGTTTGAGGAGGACCTTGATGCAATGCTTCCAAAGTGTGATGTAATTGTTATCAACATGCCTCTCACTGATAAGACAAG GGGATTGTTCGACAAAGATCGGATTGCTAAGTGTAAGAAGGGTGTTCTTATTGTCAACAATGCTCGAGGGGCAATCATGGACACGCAAGCAGTTGCTGATGCTTGCTCCAGTGGGCACATTGCAG GCTACAGTGGTGATGTGTGGTTCCCACAACCAGCTCCAAAGGATCATCCATGGCGCTACATGCCAAACCATGCCATGACTCCTCACATTTCTGGTACCACCATAGATGCACAG TTGCGTTATGCTGCTGGCGTGAAAGACATGCTTGATAGGCACTTCAGGGGTGAAGACTTCCCAGAACAAAACTACATTGTGAAGGAAGGTCAACTAGCACCCCAATACCGGTGA
- the LOC127747690 gene encoding photosystem I assembly factor PSA3, chloroplastic (The sequence of the model RefSeq protein was modified relative to this genomic sequence to represent the inferred CDS: added 29 bases not found in genome assembly), producing MGSSQIYDHSCCVLRERGALKQRLSCLGVISTSQVLAVETTTDIIIKLGCRRAKLKAAPPAIPMEIRVEKALDATYVCCFGKDPIEEEDETLLITMLSAVFPSVQQQEIQQMVREKALRVAEGGGDDYVLEAKPLSKEAVELQMKDLQFLRQNSET from the exons ATGGGATCTTCTCAGATATATGATCATTCATGTTGTGTTTTAAGAGAAAGGGGAGCCTTGAAGCAACGGTTGAGTTGTCTCGGTGTAATCTCAACGTCACAAGTTCTAGCCGTGGAAACAACCACCGATATAATTATCAAGTTAGGTTGC AGACGTGCAAAGCTGAAGGCTGCACCTCCAGCTATTCCAATGGAGATTAGAGTTGAGAAGGCACTCGATGCAACCTATGTTTGTTGCTTCGGAAAGGATCCTATAGAGGAGGAAGACGAGACGTTGCTTATCAC AGCAACAAGAGATCCAGCAGATGGTAAGAGAAAAGGCATTGAGAGTAGCAGAAGGAGGTGGCGATGATTATGTTCTGGAAGCAAAGCCCTTGTCAAAAGAAGCTGTGGAATTGCAAATGAAGGACCTTCAGTTCCTCAGACAAAATAGTGAGACTTAA
- the LOC107490787 gene encoding photosystem I assembly factor PSA3, chloroplastic (The sequence of the model RefSeq protein was modified relative to this genomic sequence to represent the inferred CDS: added 39 bases not found in genome assembly), with the protein MLVFKSTLPLSSSSSSLHTNLTFHLYNLSSSKLSSSSLLFLHHHVHSTRQTSSTSRVRKLSIRAYMENQNSISGFANKVIGSLPVVGLIARILSDEGGVGSDIIDFAEFRRRVGKKCSINDSRAFYEFQTRRGRAGDPLYVLLCCWLAAVGAGLLKTEEILEGVARLRISNDIEFEEQNFIALMNEAREDMVGRDGDRGHG; encoded by the exons ATGCTTGTTTTTAAGTCCACTTTACCACtctcttcatcatcttcatctcttcacaccaatctcacattTCATCTCTATAACCTCTCTTCTTCTaaactctcttcttcttctctgctttttcttcatcatcatgTTCACTCCACAAGGCAAACCTCCTCAACCTCTAGAGTTAGGAAACTTTCCATTAGAGCTTACATGGAGAACCAGAACTCCATTTCCGGTTTCGCCAACAAGGTCATTGGTTCTTTGCCTGTGGTTGGACTCATAGCTAGGATTCTCAGCGATGAAGGTGGCGTTGGAAGTGACATCATTGATTTTGCTGAGTTCAGAAGAAGGGTTGGCAAGAAGTGCTCCATCAAtgattccagagctttctatGAGTTCCAGACTCGAAGAGGACGG GCAGGGGATCCTCTTTATGTTCTGTTGTGCTGTTGGCTAGCTGCGGTTGGTGCTGGTCTTCTGAAAACTGAGGAGATTTTGGAAGGAGTGGCGAGGCTGCGGATCTCAAATGACATTGAATTTGAGGAGCAGAATTTTATTGCCTTGATGAATGAAGCAAGAGAG